A single Candidatus Rubidus massiliensis DNA region contains:
- a CDS encoding mRNA deadenylase, exonuclease subunit produces the protein MYSEIYSFRYMTFNVCNTPQMVKDPAYKELQFVDRLDKITAVIQKFSPDAVGFQEIRDVEGVTVMSLLWEKLNPLGYRIKYQEGNLNESASYNTIAYKADKLWPQAVTTWWNSATPEKPSCSYGNGWPRAILAITFYPVKKSTIHRKGVNNEITVIEQLVPDYSSIPLLLVNSHLGLARGISDPKERIFSNQNTIQKITQLVNNKPTFVVSLGDFNSFPETPYYKEEMNVYHLNGFVDSVTSSQLLNQDNIPISGTFIGYSPDDFKCTNEKLGAALDHIWVKSFFPNEDWTATIKNCFAITAIDHMLKKEEIKKESDLLMTKEDLPLRDHYPSDHLPVVLDFEVKIICNVN, from the coding sequence ATGTATTCTGAAATCTATTCATTTCGCTACATGACATTTAATGTATGCAATACACCTCAAATGGTAAAAGATCCAGCTTATAAAGAATTACAATTTGTAGATCGTTTAGATAAAATTACCGCTGTCATCCAAAAATTTTCTCCTGATGCCGTTGGATTTCAAGAGATTCGGGATGTAGAGGGTGTAACTGTTATGTCCCTATTGTGGGAAAAACTTAACCCCTTAGGTTATCGAATAAAATATCAAGAGGGAAACCTTAACGAATCTGCTAGTTACAATACAATTGCTTATAAAGCTGACAAATTATGGCCCCAGGCGGTAACAACCTGGTGGAATTCAGCAACTCCGGAAAAACCAAGCTGTTCTTATGGTAATGGTTGGCCAAGAGCTATTTTGGCAATTACTTTTTATCCTGTCAAAAAATCAACAATACACCGAAAAGGGGTCAACAACGAAATAACTGTTATTGAGCAACTAGTACCCGATTATTCATCTATTCCCCTTCTTTTAGTTAATTCACATCTCGGTTTAGCAAGAGGCATATCAGATCCAAAAGAAAGAATATTTTCAAATCAAAATACAATCCAAAAAATAACACAGTTAGTAAATAATAAACCGACTTTTGTCGTTTCTTTGGGAGATTTTAATTCTTTCCCAGAAACCCCCTATTATAAAGAGGAAATGAACGTGTATCATCTAAACGGATTTGTAGATAGCGTTACAAGTTCTCAACTTCTAAACCAAGATAATATACCGATCAGCGGCACGTTTATCGGCTATTCACCCGATGACTTTAAATGTACGAATGAAAAATTGGGAGCCGCTTTAGATCATATATGGGTTAAATCTTTTTTCCCGAATGAAGATTGGACTGCTACCATTAAAAATTGTTTTGCCATTACAGCAATCGATCATATGTTAAAGAAAGAAGAAATCAAAAAAGAATCTGATCTGCTCATGACAAAAGAAGACTTACCACTTAGAGATCATTATCCTTCTGATCATTTACCTGTCGTCTTAGATTTCGAAGTTAAAATAATCTGTAATGTAAATTAA
- a CDS encoding pentatricopeptide repeat domain protein yields the protein MGEPLNSSLQTNHLYSSPNVLSPEDELEELNRKIGASFKAGKVKEAFETLKVIEAKFKPNTYTLVHLINYYARQKNEEKCLAVFNRFKELSLPSNNYVYNTIIDLYFKLNEPQKALDFFQDMQKKNLEVTVKTYNVLINYHITKRNLDEARNVLAEMEQKGIKPDHVTYSTILKFYTDKPEGIRDILKEMKNKGVNPNVFNYTLVIDTLVKHADLTAAKQLFLEMIKEGVLPTDITYHTLLKTYVDQEDIENLLEFKKEVIELGLKPTVSFYNGLLKIYADRDDRDGIANTFSEMAKDDVEPNENTYSIALYYCLDRDDLDGIHSIFEEMDKYKINKTISIYNAMIDYYLKDPNTIEKAAFLIEEVKERGLRFNDKFHHLQFIFALKTNDTKRSLELIPKHDYGYKPKVFYYNLLLKHYVKKKNLSGIEKIKNLLKGKVFKADEITYGILLKHYLKSKEMIEAKKIKDEIHRLLIPLNFILYSLLLKYYVEEGNEVKALHFIDKMKKNGFTPTVKTYSSLLQLYVIKKDVKKAREVFNAMQKEGIEPTHATYATLLTLYVELNDKIKAEETFSIIQRNTALQSTVSYNAMIRYHIKNSNLKAAENLYQEMNAGEIKPDHITYKLLLEEYTKNKSFEVAEQFYRPLLPGKLEFIDLHDMSHVEAYICVRLMLKDLENQESYSLQLITGKGTHGTNELFAMRNYIIGMLKLYHPHLQYRIDTNEGRMFIEKK from the coding sequence ATGGGTGAGCCTCTAAATAGTTCTTTGCAAACAAATCATTTATATAGTTCTCCCAATGTTTTGTCTCCAGAAGATGAGCTTGAAGAATTAAATCGAAAAATTGGAGCATCTTTTAAGGCTGGAAAAGTAAAGGAAGCTTTTGAAACCCTAAAGGTTATAGAGGCAAAATTTAAGCCCAACACGTACACTCTAGTCCATTTGATAAATTATTATGCGAGACAAAAAAACGAAGAAAAATGTCTAGCTGTTTTTAATCGATTTAAAGAATTGTCTTTGCCATCAAATAATTATGTCTATAACACAATTATTGATTTGTATTTTAAATTGAATGAACCGCAAAAAGCGCTAGATTTTTTTCAAGATATGCAGAAGAAAAATCTTGAAGTTACCGTAAAGACCTATAATGTTTTAATAAATTATCACATTACTAAAAGAAACCTGGATGAGGCAAGAAATGTACTGGCTGAAATGGAGCAAAAAGGGATAAAACCAGATCACGTTACGTATTCAACCATTCTTAAATTTTATACCGATAAGCCTGAAGGCATACGCGATATCCTCAAGGAGATGAAAAACAAAGGGGTAAATCCTAATGTTTTTAATTATACGTTAGTAATAGACACTTTAGTCAAACACGCTGATCTTACAGCGGCTAAGCAATTATTTTTGGAAATGATAAAAGAAGGGGTGTTACCAACAGATATAACCTATCATACCCTCTTAAAAACTTATGTTGATCAAGAGGATATTGAAAATCTTTTGGAATTTAAAAAAGAAGTTATTGAACTTGGTTTAAAACCGACCGTTTCTTTTTACAATGGTTTATTGAAAATTTATGCTGATAGAGATGATCGAGATGGTATAGCAAATACGTTTTCCGAAATGGCAAAAGACGATGTTGAACCTAATGAAAATACCTATTCGATAGCTTTATACTATTGCTTAGATCGGGATGATCTCGATGGAATCCATAGCATCTTTGAAGAAATGGACAAATATAAAATCAATAAGACTATTTCTATCTACAACGCTATGATTGATTACTATCTAAAAGATCCAAATACTATTGAAAAAGCAGCTTTTTTAATAGAAGAAGTGAAAGAAAGGGGTTTGAGGTTTAATGATAAATTTCATCATTTACAATTTATCTTTGCCTTAAAAACAAACGATACTAAACGGTCTTTAGAACTTATTCCAAAACATGACTATGGTTATAAGCCTAAAGTCTTTTATTATAATCTGTTGTTAAAGCATTATGTCAAAAAAAAGAACTTAAGTGGAATAGAAAAAATAAAAAATTTATTGAAGGGAAAAGTTTTTAAGGCGGATGAGATTACCTATGGCATTTTGCTAAAACATTATCTTAAATCAAAAGAGATGATAGAGGCTAAAAAAATTAAAGATGAAATCCATAGATTACTAATACCGTTAAATTTTATCTTATACTCTTTGCTGTTAAAATATTATGTGGAAGAGGGGAATGAAGTAAAAGCTTTACATTTTATAGACAAAATGAAAAAAAATGGCTTTACACCGACTGTTAAAACCTATTCTAGCTTATTGCAACTCTATGTCATAAAAAAAGATGTGAAAAAAGCAAGGGAAGTTTTTAACGCAATGCAAAAAGAGGGAATTGAGCCTACCCATGCGACTTATGCAACATTACTTACATTATATGTAGAGTTGAATGATAAAATAAAAGCAGAAGAAACATTTAGTATCATTCAAAGAAATACAGCTTTACAAAGTACTGTGTCTTATAATGCTATGATTAGATATCATATAAAAAATAGTAACCTTAAAGCGGCTGAAAATTTGTATCAAGAAATGAATGCAGGTGAAATTAAACCTGATCACATCACCTATAAGTTATTGTTAGAAGAATACACTAAAAACAAATCTTTTGAAGTCGCGGAGCAATTTTACCGTCCTTTACTTCCAGGTAAGTTAGAATTTATAGATCTTCACGATATGTCTCACGTAGAGGCTTACATTTGCGTGAGGTTGATGTTGAAAGATCTAGAAAATCAAGAAAGTTATTCACTGCAATTGATTACGGGAAAAGGCACACATGGAACCAATGAGTTGTTTGCCATGAGAAATTATATCATCGGTATGCTAAAGCTTTATCACCCTCATCTTCAATATCGTATTGACACAAACGAAGGGCGTATGTTTATTGAAAAGAAGTAA
- a CDS encoding Taurine catabolism dioxygenase TauD, TfdA family → MQVTSEFFPSHLFQCTYEEGSHSPIVVAPNCNLDLIDWAQNNQMLLAKAIDAYGAIVFSGFNLIKDNFSKTFEAITGFRPQAYKGDVPRDEVSSQVYKSTAVANSHTIGLHQEVSGGNREEMPKYISFFCVSPPKRGTGQTLVGNVHDVTTKIKTLLPNLWQKLLETNLTYTSRYLPRTGWRAKLISWLNPSHATILKRFGTEDKFEIEAQCKKQGLTCSWDGDWLVVTRKGIPGTITVNGETLFCNEIHHDKLSPKLCGGWLKYILARILLYPTFRHLQFDVQFDDGQQISPKDASAVYSILQESQEGRSWKKGDLMILNNLTTMHAKTKHIGEREIIVAMGGKI, encoded by the coding sequence ATGCAAGTTACTAGTGAATTTTTTCCTTCGCATTTATTCCAATGCACTTATGAAGAAGGTTCCCACTCCCCAATCGTTGTAGCACCAAATTGCAATCTAGACTTGATAGACTGGGCCCAAAATAATCAAATGCTATTAGCTAAAGCTATAGATGCATATGGTGCAATTGTTTTTAGTGGTTTTAATCTGATTAAAGATAACTTCTCTAAAACATTTGAAGCTATTACTGGTTTTAGACCTCAAGCTTACAAAGGAGATGTACCACGAGATGAAGTTAGCTCTCAAGTTTACAAATCGACAGCTGTCGCTAATTCTCACACAATAGGACTTCATCAAGAAGTTTCTGGTGGCAATCGTGAAGAGATGCCAAAGTATATTTCTTTTTTTTGTGTTTCTCCTCCAAAAAGAGGTACTGGCCAAACACTCGTGGGAAACGTTCACGATGTCACAACAAAAATTAAAACTTTGCTACCAAATTTATGGCAAAAACTTTTAGAGACTAACTTAACTTACACTTCAAGATATCTGCCAAGAACCGGTTGGCGTGCAAAATTAATTAGCTGGCTCAATCCATCCCACGCCACCATCTTGAAACGCTTTGGAACTGAAGACAAATTTGAAATAGAAGCTCAGTGTAAAAAACAAGGACTTACTTGCTCTTGGGATGGTGATTGGCTGGTTGTCACAAGAAAAGGAATTCCAGGGACTATTACTGTGAATGGGGAAACTCTTTTTTGCAACGAAATCCACCACGATAAGTTAAGCCCTAAATTATGTGGAGGATGGTTAAAATACATTCTCGCAAGAATTCTTTTGTACCCAACATTTCGCCACTTGCAGTTTGATGTGCAATTTGATGACGGACAACAAATAAGTCCAAAAGATGCTAGCGCCGTTTATTCTATCCTACAAGAATCCCAAGAAGGCAGGAGTTGGAAAAAGGGTGATTTAATGATTTTGAACAATCTCACTACTATGCATGCGAAAACAAAGCATATTGGAGAAAGAGAAATTATCGTTGCTATGGGAGGTAAAATCTAA
- a CDS encoding kelch-like protein, whose product MSTATLPFYLYTIEHRIPFDHKYLNDYFMCFKMHFGDDLIFKRMFIERVQSILSNLSDSQAKTYQYKMELIRFQNLDPKVRDFLKTLIGLEMKILPAALKIGFEIPSSFEDDTLYWELPKKRINLTDIMIRSKNIKFNSLVIDQMQEMRIRGELTDLTIHLKTEILKVHKLVLGLSSPIFRKIFSNNMKESVGHTIDLSFENENNVKLLIDFMYKNSIVLNNPTLSQFIEFIKLTHRFEVTDLFDLCVKKLYKRICIESLFEIYDFACLYDNKVLHELCLNYCKNGLLLDFEIKELFDKAKELNLKEIEELLEKRLKK is encoded by the coding sequence ATGTCGACAGCCACTTTGCCATTTTATTTATACACGATTGAGCATCGCATACCTTTTGATCATAAATATTTAAATGATTACTTCATGTGTTTTAAAATGCACTTCGGGGATGATCTTATTTTTAAACGCATGTTTATTGAAAGAGTACAATCTATTCTGTCTAACTTATCAGATAGTCAAGCCAAAACTTATCAATATAAAATGGAGCTTATACGTTTTCAAAATTTAGATCCGAAAGTTAGAGATTTTTTGAAAACTCTTATAGGATTAGAGATGAAAATTCTTCCAGCGGCTCTTAAAATAGGATTTGAGATACCAAGTAGCTTTGAAGATGATACTCTCTATTGGGAGTTACCTAAAAAGCGCATAAACCTTACAGATATAATGATACGATCCAAAAACATCAAATTTAATTCTCTTGTAATTGATCAAATGCAAGAGATGAGGATTAGAGGTGAATTGACTGATTTAACAATTCATTTAAAAACTGAAATTTTAAAAGTACATAAGTTAGTTTTGGGACTGAGTTCTCCAATTTTTAGAAAAATCTTCTCGAATAATATGAAAGAAAGTGTTGGGCATACAATAGACCTATCTTTTGAAAACGAAAACAACGTTAAATTACTTATAGACTTCATGTATAAAAATAGTATCGTATTAAATAATCCTACTCTATCTCAGTTTATTGAATTTATAAAGTTAACCCATCGATTTGAAGTAACAGATTTATTCGATCTCTGTGTGAAAAAATTATACAAGAGAATTTGTATAGAAAGTCTTTTTGAGATTTATGATTTTGCCTGTCTTTATGACAACAAAGTATTGCATGAGCTTTGCTTAAATTATTGTAAAAATGGACTTTTATTAGATTTTGAAATTAAAGAGCTTTTCGATAAAGCTAAAGAGTTAAACTTAAAAGAGATAGAGGAACTTCTAGAGAAAAGACTTAAAAAGTGA